In one Molothrus ater isolate BHLD 08-10-18 breed brown headed cowbird chromosome 6, BPBGC_Mater_1.1, whole genome shotgun sequence genomic region, the following are encoded:
- the B4GALNT4 gene encoding N-acetyl-beta-glucosaminyl-glycoprotein 4-beta-N-acetylgalactosaminyltransferase 1, which translates to MPRLPVKKLRKQLKLLLLLALLTSAAWFTYLHISLVRQGRALRLPFTYGKDGERPGEVTDPGRRPAAPARRRKAEDSSESREEDPMSDGQDVDAWFSRGQQRSSRASAHPKLNLTKQALPWNEQYKGKANLHVFEDWCGGAVRHLRKNLHFPLFPHTRTTVKKLAVSPKWKNYGLRIFGYIHPFKDGDFQFSVASDDNSEFWLSSDDSPSNSRLAAFVGKLGTEWTAPGEFTKFSSQVSKPLRLMSSRRYYFELLHKQDDRGSDHVEVGWRVFLPSLKFEVIDSSYISLYTDESSLKMNHVEHIPQTLASHSGSHLWEAQQDEHGADMLKADPRDTFFLTPAIEASRVENVLVPCAYSPTYVVKDFPIARYQGLQFVYLSFVYPNDFTRLTHMETENKCFYRESPLYLEKFGFYKYMKMDEEEEDPRQRAFLFLGPDNFLEDEEEEEEGVDSPEPTDAPHEAKERSFGPAPRAKGKDLAPVTGAYGDDLDYYSFRRQRGRAQAGPGTPGQLGGTWGTPGQLGGTWGTPSPPAALQGDPTPERGPRRALRWLPQDEGEEDELGLPAASPKHLGLQPHLSVPIFGGKAKTPGPSRPAAPSEDKKPRKSQEKVYVTRLQPGKRKAPAQEPAFPGIFLYPKLVRRVHLRSRTPQKHPITPSKLRALPGRRSPWLLGNISRERDPARRKSGRRWERPPKQRVLPGLLALGTEGLFSHEDTTPAPGRTAATAGYNSSEATRSEGTRVTSFLKVSETTASQQQEGKGQEEEEDEEEEVSDYSYEAGELQQGWLEDSINWQRTFSVSSVDFELLRSDWNDLRCNVSGNLQLAESEVVDVVAQYMERLNEKNGGIYTLLRIINVEKRRDTARGNRYLLELELAERGQRTVRLSEYVYVLLHQGKQDDSAEANPDGLALGATEPQPSAWSILYGKSVLCRPLRLSWRQDVMVHFVVPVKNQARWVQQFISDMAGLYGATGDANFNVILVDFDSEDMDVEKALRDARLPRFQYLRRTGNFERSAGLQAGVDMVEDEHSIVFLCDLHIHFPANILDSIRKHCVEGKLAYAPIVMRLSCGSSPREPNGYWEVNGFGLFGIYKSDFDRVGGMNTEEFRDRWGGEDWELLDRVLQSGLEVERLRLRNFYHYYHSKRGMWNTRSKKPSKD; encoded by the exons ATGGAGAGAGGCCGGGGGAGGTGACGGATCCCGGGAGGCGGCCGGCGGCCCCGGCACGGCGCAGGAAAGCCGAGGATTCCAGCGAGAGCCGCGAGGAAGATCCCATG AGTGACGGGCAGGACGTGGATGCCTGGTTTTCCAGAGGCCAGCAGCGCTCCAGCCGAGCCAGCGCCCACCCCAAACTCAACCTGACCAAGCAGGCCTTGCCCTGGAACGAGCAG tACAAAGGGAAGGCAAACCTGCACGTCTTCGAGGACTGGTGTGGCGGGGCCGTGAGGCACCTGAGGAAGAATCTCCACTTCCCGCTCTTCCCCCAT ACCCGCACCACGGTGAAGAAGCTGGCTGTGTCTCCCAAGTGGAAGAACTACGGGCTGAGGATTTTTGGCTACATCCATCCCTTCAAGGATG GGGATTTCCAGTTTTCTGTGGCATCAGATGACAACTCAGAGTTCTGGCTCAGCTCTGACGACAGTCCCTCCAATTCCCGACTGGCTGCATTTGTGGGCAAG ctgggcaccGAGTGGACGGCGCCGGGGGAGTTCACCAAGTTCAGCTCACAGGTGTCCAAGCCCCTGCG cctcaTGTCCTCCCGACGTTACTACTTTGAGCTGCTGCACAAGCAGGATGACCGGGGCTCGGACCACGTGGAGGTTGGG tggcgagttttcctccccagcctgaAGTTTGAGGTGATTGACTCCTCCTACATCTCGCTGTACACAG ATGAGTCGTCCCTGAAGATGAACCATGTGGAGCACATCCCACAGACCTTGGCCAGCCACAGTGGGAGCCACCTCTGGGAGGCCCAGCAGGACGAGCACGGGGCTGACATGCTCAAGGCtgaccccagggacaccttcttCCTCA cccctgccatcGAGGCGTCCCGCGTGGAGAACGTGCTGGTGCCCTGTGCCTACAGCCCCACCTACGTGGTGAAGGATTTCCCCATCGCCCGCTACCAGGGCCTGCAGTTT GTCTACCTCTCATTCGTGTATCCCAACGACTTCACACGCCTCACTCACATGGAGACGGAGAACAAGTGCTTCTACAGGGAGTCCCCCCTCTACCTGGAAAA gTTTGGGTTCTACAAGTACATGAAGatggatgaggaggaggaggatccGCGGCAGCGAGCGTTTCTCTTCCTTGGCCCTGACA ATTTCCtggaggacgaggaggaggaagaggaaggagtgGACAGCCCTGAGCCCACAGACGCCCCTCATGAGGCCAAGGAGCGGAGCTTTGGGCCGGCACCCAGAGCCAAAGGGAAGGATCTCGCGCCGGTCACCGGGGCTTACGGAGATGACCTGGACTATTACAGCTTccgccggcagcggggccgggcacaggccgggccgggcacccctgggcagctggggggcacgtggggcacccctgggcagCTAGGGGGCACGtggggcacccccagccctccgGCCGCCCTCCAGGGGGATCCCACGCCGGAGCGGGGCCCGCGCCGGGCGCTCCGTTGGCTGCCCCAGGACGAGGGTGAGGAGGATGAGCTGGGGCTGCCGGCAGCGTCTCCAAAGCACCTGGGCCTCCAGCCCCACCTCTCCGTGCCCATCTTTGGTGGCAAAGCCAAAACGCCGGGTCCCAgcaggccagcagctcccagcgAGGACAAGAAGCCCCGGAAAAGCCAGGAGAAGGTCTACGTGACCCGGCTGCAGCCCGGGAAGCGCAAAGCCCCGGCCCAGGAGCCGGCCTTCCCCGGCATTTTCCTGTATCCAAAGCTTGTGAGGAGAGTCCACCTCCGCTCCAGGACCCCACAGAAGCATCCCATCACCCCCAGCAAGCTCCGGGCCCTCCCCGGCCGCCGGAGCCCCTGGCTCCTGGGCAACATCTCCAGGGAGAGGGACCCTGCCAGGCGGAAGAGCGGCAGGAGGTGGGAGCGGCCGCCCAAGCAGCGGGTGCTGCCCGGCCTCCTGGCCCTGGGGACCGAGGGGCTCTTCAGCCACGAGGACACGACCCCTGCTCCGGGCAGGACAGCAGCCACTGCCGGCTACAACTCATCCGAGGCCACCCGCTCCGAGGGGACGAGGGTGACATCCTTTCTGAAGGTGTCAGAAACCACGGCATcgcagcagcaggagggaaagggccaggaggaggaggaggatgaggaggaagaggtgtCGGACTATTCCTACGaggcaggggagctgcagcagggctggctggaggaCTCCATCAACTGGCAGCGGACGTTCAGCGTCAGCTCCGTGGACTTCGAGCTGCTGCGCTCCGACTGGAACGACCTGCGCTGCAACGTGTCGGGAAACCTGCAGCTGGCCGAGAGCGAGGTGGTGGACGTGGTGGCCCAGTACATGGAGAGGCTCAACGAGAAGAACGGGGG GATCTACACCCTCCTGAGGATCATCAACGTGGAGAAGCGGCGGGACACGGCGCGGGGGAACCGGtacctgctggagctggagctggcgGAGCGGGGCCAGCGCACGGTGCGGCTCTCCGAGTACGTCTACGTCCTGCTGCACCAGGGCAAGCAGGACGACAGCGCCGAGGCCAACCCCGACGGGCTGGCCCTGGGGGCCACCgagccccagcccagtgccTGGAGCATCCTCTACGGAAAATCTGTGCTGTGCCGGCCGCTGCGGCTCAGCTGGAGGCAGGACGTCATGGTGCACTTCGTGGTGCCGG TGAAGAACCAGGCCCGCTGGGTGCAGCAGTTCATCTCGGACATGGCCGGCCTCTACGGGGCCACGGGGGACGCCAACTTCAACGTCATCCTGGTGGACTTTGACAGCGAGGACATGGATGTGGAGAAGGCCCTGCGGGACGCCCGGCTGCCCCG GTTCCAGTACCTGCGGCGCACAGGGAATTTCGAGCGCTCTGCCGGGCTCCAGGCTGGTGTGGACATGGTGGAG gacGAGCACAGCATCGTGTTCCTGTGTGACCTGCACATCCATTTCCCTGCCAACATCCTGGACAGCATCCGGAAGCACTGCGTGGAGGGGAAGCTGGCCTACGCCCCCATTGTCAtgaggctgagctgtggcagctccccCCGCGAGCCCAACG GCTACTGGGAGGTGAACGGCTTCGGCCTCTTCGGCATCTACAAGTCGGACTTTGACCGTGTGGGAGGGATGAACACGGAGGAATTCCGGGACCGCTGGGGCGGGGAGGACTGGGAGCTCCTGGACAG GGTGCTCCAGAGCGGGCTGGAGGTGGAGCGCTTGCGCCTCAGGAACTTTTACCACTACTACCACTCCAAGCGCGGCATGTGGAACACCCGCAGCAAGAAGCCCTCCAAGGATTAG